In the genome of Phaeodactylum tricornutum CCAP 1055/1 chromosome 18, whole genome shotgun sequence, one region contains:
- a CDS encoding predicted protein: MAGISFYWGLGLESSLITGTIRVGIQLSILGAILQPIFTYGAKHWWIVLIYVLFMITLASFEASARSRYVFDGMIPCVFASFVISIATTSAFAFGILLEVSPFWNPQYVIPIIGMLLGNGINGVALALNTFLNAVVSDATAEIELCLAYGGTFREASALMTQQAVRVSAMPMLNSMAVMGLISIPGMMTGQILGGSNVVEAARYQMLICYLIGATAFGTILAAIVVCLYVAFDSQNHRLRLERFSKR; this comes from the coding sequence ATGGCTGGCATTTCATTCTATTGGGGTCTCGGCTTGGAAAGTTCGCTCATCACAGGCACCATCCGCGTTGGCATACAGCTCTCCATACTTGGCGCTATTTTACAACCAATTTTTACCTATGGCGCAAAGCACTGGTGGATCGTCTTGATCTACGTCTTGTTTATGATCACACTCGCTTCATTCGAAGCCTCGGCACGATCCCGATACGTTTTTGACGGCATGATCCCATGCGTGTTTGCATCTTTTGTCATTTCCATAGCTACTACGTctgcttttgcttttggcatTTTACTCGAAGTGTCACCTTTCTGGAATCCACAGTACGTCATTCCAATCATTGGCATGTTGTTAGGGAACGGCATCAACGGGGTAGCCCTGGCGCTAAATACCTTTCTTAACGCCGTCGTGTCAGATGCCACGGCCGAAATTGAATTATGCTTAGCATACGGAGGCACCTTTCGGGAAGCCTCTGCGTTGATGACGCAACAAGCCGTCCGAGTGAGTGCCATGCCTATGCTTAACAGCATGGCAGTCATGGGACTTATATCGATCCCGGGTATGATGACCGGGCAAATTTTAGGCGGCAGCAACGTGGTCGAAGCGGCAAGATATCAAATGTTGATTTGTTACTTAATTGGCGCAACGGCGTTTGGTACCATTTTGGCAGCAATTGTGGTTTGCCTTTACGTTGCTTTCGATTCACAAAATCATCGATTGCGCTTGGAGCGCTTTTCGAAGCGC
- a CDS encoding predicted protein yields RTLFRNRSLTINRGDLILITGPSGVGKSQFLRLLAGLVPLEGEPSSVTGGTTSDIQLHSVSFRDHDVPLWRQKVRYVNQAKTDISGTPKDWLARMTTFQSYRGDDEKATTTTLSSRCQQVIATTAQWLRTWDMDVSLLDQDWKALSGGESQRVGIAIALASQPDVLLLDEATAALDGVAKQKVEASLVQVLKDVTAHMSIVWITHESEQIGRL; encoded by the coding sequence CGTACACTATTCCGTAATCGTTCGCTGACCATAAACAGAGGCGATCTGATTCTTATTACGGGTCCATCCGGAGTTGGAAAATCTCAATTTTTGCGTTTACTAGCCGGATTGGTTCCGTTAGAAGGAGAGCCATCCAGCGTTACTGGAGGCACTACTTCCGATATTCAACTACACAGTGTTTCCTTTCGTGATCATGACGTCCCTTTATGGAGACAAAAGGTACGGTACGTGAATCAAGCCAAAACGGACATTTCGGGCACCCCGAAGGATTGGTTGGCCCGCATGACTACTTTTCAAAGCTACCGCGGTGACGACGAGAAGGCAACCACTACCACTCTTTCCTCTCGGTGCCAGCAAGTGATCGCAACGACCGCACAATGGCTGCGAACCTGGGACATGGACGTGTCTTTGTTGGATCAGGACTGGAAGGCCTTGTCGGGAGGTGAATCGCAGAGAGTCGGGATCGCGATCGCGCTGGCGTCCCAACCGGATGTTTTGTTACTGGACGAGGCGACGGCCGCATTGGATGGCGTCGCGAAACAAAAAGTTGAAGCCTCGTTAGTACAAGTCCTCAAAGACGTGACGGCGCACATGAGCATTGTTTGGATTACGCACGAATCGGAGCAAATTGGGCGACTG